The sequence ACATTCACTATTCTATGACCATTTATGAGCAAAAATTTTTTTATTCCATGTACTGATAAAGATTTGACTATATCAAAAAGATATTCTGACAATATTTCCGGTCTGATAGTAATTGTACCTGGTAATACCATATGATGAGGACTCCATCCAAACCACAATGGAGGCACAATTAACGCATTAGTTTTTAATGCCGCATCTTCCGCCAATGTAATCGCTATATAGGTATCTGTCCCCACGGGTAAATGCAGCCCATGCTGTTCAGTGCTTCCCACAGGTATTATGGCAACTCCCTTGCTTTTCTTTATCAATTCTTTGACCTCTTCCCAATTGTTCTCTTGTAACCAATTTTTCATATAATTTCCTCCCAACAATAAATAATTTATATTAATCAACAAATCTTAATATTTTAAATATTACATTTTCAGTTTACAATGTCATTTAAATTATTAATGTGTTTGAGAATACATTTAATACATTTATTGATATTTAAAACCATGGAAAATAATTTAAAAAAGATAATAACCCATTGTTTAAAGCCATATATAACCTATAAATGGATTATTATCTTTTTTATATAATAATAAATTATTTAAGTATCCCTGTTTTTTCTCCTACTTTTTAAATAGATTGCTATAAGCCCAAATATGCCTTTTCCACTTCAGGATTATTCAATAATTCCTGTCCGGTTCCTTTTAATACTATTTTCCCCAGTTCTATAACATAACCGTAATGGGCACTGCTTAAAGCCAATGTTGCATTTTGTTCTACAAGTAAAATGGTCTTGCCCATATTCTGTATTTTATGAATTATATCAAAAACTTCATCAACTATTATGGGTGCCAATCCCATAGAAGGTTCATCCATAAGTATCAGCTCCGGATTTCCCATTAAGGATCTCCCTATAGCCAGCATCTGCTGTTCTCCTCCGGACATAGTTCCCGCAAACTGTTTATATCTTGATTTTAAGACCGGAAAGAGATCGAGTACCCAAGCCAAGTCCTCTCTTATTATTTCTTTTTTATCTATACGATTGTAAGCCCCCATCTCCAGGTTCTCCATTACAGTCATCTGGGGAAAAATATGTCTTCCTTCAGGTATAAGGGATATTCCCATTCCAACAATTCCGGAAGTTTTCAACTTACTGATATCCCTATTCTTCCAAGTAATACTACCACCTAAAGTTTTAACCACACCCATAATACAATTTAAAGTAGTAGTTTTCCCTGCTCCGTTCCCGCCAATAAGAGTTGTTATTTTCCCTTCCTCAACCGTTAAAGATATTCCGTGGAGTACCTCGGTAGCCCCGTAACCGGCACTAATTTCTTTTATTTCTAGCATTCACATATTCACCCTTTCCTAAATAAGCGCTTATTACATCTTTATTGTTGCGAACCTCTTCCGGTCTGCCCTGAGTAATTACCTTTCCATGGTCAAGCACAGAAATCATATCACATATATTCATAACTAATTTCATATCATGTTCGATTAATATAATCGTATATCCCTTTTCCCGAAGCCTATCTACAATGTTTAACAGATTTGCCTTCTCTGTGGGATGCATCCCTGCAGCCGGTTCGTCCAGAAGTATTATTTTAGGCTGAGCAGCTAAAGCCCGAGCAAATTCAACCAGCTTTTGTTGACCGTAAGACAAATTGCTTACAGTTTCCTGAGCTTTTTCCTCTATGCCCATAAATTTCAGAGCTTCTAAGGCCTTTTCCTTTGCAACCTTTTCATAATGCCGGGATTTTTTGCCATTTATCATAATTGAAAAAATCGGCGTTGGTGTATGAATATGTTGACCTATCATCACATTATCCAAAACGGACATTTCCTTAAATAATCTTATATTTTGAAAAGTACGGGCAAACCCTAAGGAAACAAGCTGATAGGGCTTTACATAAGGTAGTTCTTTTCCTTCCAAGGAAATAGTCCCTGAATCAGATCTGATTAGCCCGGTGATTACGTTAAAAAGAGTTGTTTTACCTGCTCCGTTGGGGCCGATAATTCCATGTATAGTATTTCTATTAACCTGAATATCAATATTATTTAAGACCTGCAATCCGCCAAATCGTACAGAAATTCCCTTTATAGTCAAAATATTTAATTCAAGAGGCATCATATATCACTCCATATTTATTCATTAATCTTATTATTCTTCCTGTAATTCTTTTTTATATTGTCCATAATCCCCACTAAACCGTTAGGCATATATATTACTGTAAAAATAAGGATAAAACCATATATTATTAATCTCGTTCCTTGAAAAACTCTTAAAAGCTCAGAAATAATCGTTAATACAAAGGCTCCGGCGATTCCTCCTAAAATCGTTCTGTTTCCTCCTATAACGGACATACATAAAAATGCAACCGAATCATCAAATGTAAAATTATCCGGACTGGCTACACCAGAGAAAGCTCCGAATAATCCTCCTGCTAATCCGGCAAACATAGCGCTTATTACAAAAGCCGCAATTTTGTAATAGTTTACCGGCACGCCCATAGCTTCGGCAGCCAAATCATCTTCTCTGATAGCGGAAAAAGTTCTTCCTATTTTGGATTTTGCCAGACGGACTGCTATATAAGTGCCAAGAATTACAAAGATCAGTATTAGGTAGAAAAACTGTCCTTCCGATGTTATTTTCAATCCGAAAATCTCAGGATATGGTATTCCGGTAAGGCCAGCCGCCCCTTTTGTAACCGGTGTCCAGTTAAGGAGGACAAGTCTTGTAATTTCGCCAAATCCAACCGTAGCCAATACTAAATAAGGGCCTGATAATTTCATAGCCGGAATACTGATAATCAATCCGCAAGCTGCAGTAGCAACTGTACCAATAATAATTGCAACTAAAAACGGAAAATTAAAATTCATCATCATAAGTGCCGATACATATGTTCCAACTGCAAAAAAACCCGCTTGTCCCATAGATGTCTGGCCTGTATATCCGCTTAATAGATTTAAACCTATAGTCACCAATGTATAAATACCAGCTAAATTTATAATGTGCAAATAATAAAGGTTATTTATATAAAGGGGCAGGGTCAAAATCAGTACACAGACAGCTATCATTAAAAAAATCTTTTTGTTTTTTTTCATTTTAGCACCACCAAACTATACTTTTTGTCCTTTCTTTTTTAGAAATAATCCTGAAGGCCTTAACCACAATACTAAAATCAGTAAAACAAATGTAATAGCATCACGATAACCGGAACTTATCTGTCCGCCTACTACAGCCTCAATAATTCCAATGAAAAAACCTCCTGTAATAGACCCCGGTACAGAACCCAATCCGCCAACTACCGCAGCAACGAACCCCTTTAATCCTATACCTGCTCCCATATTAAAAGTAATGAAGAATATAGGAGCTATTAAAATTCCTGCCGCTGCACCTAATGCAGCACTTATTGCGAAAGCTACCCTGTCGGCTCTTTCAGTATCAATACCCATAATCATAGCGGCATAACGATCCTGTGCAACTGCCCTTAATGCTTTCCCTTCTTTAGTTTGTTTCAAAAGATACTGAAATATGATCATTAATAAAAGCCCTACTACAACTATTAAAATATTCTGCGGC is a genomic window of Acidilutibacter cellobiosedens containing:
- a CDS encoding branched-chain amino acid ABC transporter permease, which encodes MKKNKKIFLMIAVCVLILTLPLYINNLYYLHIINLAGIYTLVTIGLNLLSGYTGQTSMGQAGFFAVGTYVSALMMMNFNFPFLVAIIIGTVATAACGLIISIPAMKLSGPYLVLATVGFGEITRLVLLNWTPVTKGAAGLTGIPYPEIFGLKITSEGQFFYLILIFVILGTYIAVRLAKSKIGRTFSAIREDDLAAEAMGVPVNYYKIAAFVISAMFAGLAGGLFGAFSGVASPDNFTFDDSVAFLCMSVIGGNRTILGGIAGAFVLTIISELLRVFQGTRLIIYGFILIFTVIYMPNGLVGIMDNIKKNYRKNNKINE
- a CDS encoding ABC transporter ATP-binding protein; amino-acid sequence: MLEIKEISAGYGATEVLHGISLTVEEGKITTLIGGNGAGKTTTLNCIMGVVKTLGGSITWKNRDISKLKTSGIVGMGISLIPEGRHIFPQMTVMENLEMGAYNRIDKKEIIREDLAWVLDLFPVLKSRYKQFAGTMSGGEQQMLAIGRSLMGNPELILMDEPSMGLAPIIVDEVFDIIHKIQNMGKTILLVEQNATLALSSAHYGYVIELGKIVLKGTGQELLNNPEVEKAYLGL
- a CDS encoding branched-chain amino acid ABC transporter permease, which translates into the protein MLQFILNGLPMGAIYALVALSYSFIYAASSVLNWAQGDMVMFGAYVGFTLYQVFNLGFTPALFISMAVVALVGVLIQYSILRPLRQRKAPPINVIIATLGVSIIIRNVALMIWGPDAQLLPSPVSTKPVATGILNITPQNILIVVVGLLLMIIFQYLLKQTKEGKALRAVAQDRYAAMIMGIDTERADRVAFAISAALGAAAGILIAPIFFITFNMGAGIGLKGFVAAVVGGLGSVPGSITGGFFIGIIEAVVGGQISSGYRDAITFVLLILVLWLRPSGLFLKKKGQKV
- a CDS encoding ABC transporter ATP-binding protein; protein product: MPLELNILTIKGISVRFGGLQVLNNIDIQVNRNTIHGIIGPNGAGKTTLFNVITGLIRSDSGTISLEGKELPYVKPYQLVSLGFARTFQNIRLFKEMSVLDNVMIGQHIHTPTPIFSIMINGKKSRHYEKVAKEKALEALKFMGIEEKAQETVSNLSYGQQKLVEFARALAAQPKIILLDEPAAGMHPTEKANLLNIVDRLREKGYTIILIEHDMKLVMNICDMISVLDHGKVITQGRPEEVRNNKDVISAYLGKGEYVNARNKRN